From the Thermovirga lienii DSM 17291 genome, one window contains:
- a CDS encoding tryptophan synthase, beta chain (PFAM: Pyridoxal-phosphate dependent enzyme~TIGRFAM: tryptophan synthase, beta subunit~COGs: COG0133 Tryptophan synthase beta chain~InterPro IPR001926: IPR006653: IPR006654~KEGG: pmo:Pmob_1208 tryptophan synthase subunit beta~PFAM: Pyridoxal-5'-phosphate-dependent protein beta subunit~SPTR: Tryptophan synthase, beta subunit;~TIGRFAM: tryptophan synthase, beta subunit), with protein sequence MSDRRGYFGDFGGRYVPETLIPALDELEKMYQEVRRDSSFNEELKRLLKTYCGRPTPLYFAERLSERLDRRVYLKREDLNHTGAHKINNALGQVLLAKRMGKKRIIAETGAGQHGVAVATASAREGLECHVYMGAEDMERQALNVEKMRLLGAEVVPVTSGSQTLKDATNEAIRDWVTNVKDTYYVIGSVVGPHPYPTIVRDFQRVIGEETKSQILEAEGRLPDVLIACVGGGSNSIGFFHPFLEDEHVGMVGVEAAGAGLFTGRHACTLTAGKVGVLHGSKSYLLQDPYGQVQVAYSISAGLDYPGVGPEHSYLKEKGRVEYTSVTDHEALEAFELLSKLEGIIPALESSHALAEAIKRAPLLGEDALVVVCLSGRGDKDMSSVRPYLLKGGVSI encoded by the coding sequence ATGAGTGACAGAAGAGGGTATTTTGGAGATTTCGGTGGCCGGTATGTGCCTGAGACCTTGATACCAGCCCTGGATGAGTTGGAGAAAATGTACCAAGAGGTAAGGCGCGACAGTTCCTTCAATGAGGAGCTAAAAAGGCTCCTTAAAACCTACTGCGGCAGGCCCACACCTCTTTATTTTGCTGAACGCCTCTCGGAAAGGTTGGATCGAAGGGTATATCTCAAACGGGAGGACTTGAACCACACGGGGGCTCATAAGATAAACAACGCCTTGGGCCAGGTCCTTTTGGCCAAACGGATGGGCAAGAAGCGGATAATAGCTGAAACCGGAGCGGGCCAGCACGGAGTTGCAGTGGCCACGGCCTCCGCCAGGGAGGGCCTTGAATGCCACGTTTATATGGGCGCCGAGGACATGGAGCGCCAGGCGTTGAACGTGGAGAAAATGAGGCTTTTGGGAGCAGAGGTGGTGCCAGTAACCTCAGGCAGCCAGACGCTGAAGGACGCCACCAACGAGGCGATAAGGGATTGGGTAACCAACGTCAAAGACACGTATTATGTCATAGGGTCGGTAGTAGGGCCTCATCCTTATCCCACTATAGTAAGAGATTTCCAGAGAGTGATAGGCGAGGAGACAAAGTCTCAGATATTGGAGGCCGAGGGAAGGCTTCCCGATGTACTAATAGCTTGCGTAGGTGGAGGAAGCAACTCAATAGGGTTCTTCCATCCCTTTCTTGAGGACGAGCACGTTGGGATGGTAGGTGTGGAGGCTGCAGGAGCGGGCCTTTTCACAGGGCGTCACGCATGCACTCTCACTGCTGGCAAGGTGGGAGTTCTCCATGGAAGTAAGTCTTATTTGCTTCAGGATCCATATGGACAGGTGCAGGTGGCTTACTCGATTTCTGCGGGGTTGGATTATCCCGGTGTAGGACCGGAACACAGTTACCTCAAAGAGAAAGGGCGAGTGGAGTACACTTCTGTCACGGACCATGAGGCTCTTGAGGCCTTTGAGCTTCTAAGCAAGCTTGAGGGGATAATCCCGGCTCTGGAAAGCTCCCATGCATTGGCTGAAGCCATAAAGAGGGCGCCCCTTTTGGGGGAGGATGCCTTGGTTGTGGTGTGCCTTTCGGGAAGGGGAGACAAGGATATGTCCTCAGTGAGGCCTTATCTGCTGAAAGGTGGTGTTTCCATATGA
- a CDS encoding phosphoribosylanthranilate isomerase (PFAM: N-(5'phosphoribosyl)anthranilate (PRA) isomerase~COGs: COG0135 Phosphoribosylanthranilate isomerase~InterPro IPR001240~KEGG: pmo:Pmob_1209 phosphoribosylanthranilate isomerase~PFAM: N-(5'phosphoribosyl)anthranilate isomerase (PRAI)~PRIAM: Phosphoribosylanthranilate isomerase~SPTR: N-(5'-phosphoribosyl)anthranilate isomerase): MVRVKLCGLKRKEDVLKALELGFDALGFILAPSPRQVTLDDARRLTEGVFPFVSVVAVVADPEETFLMKVISCGIFDAIQFHGKEDPSLLEGLPVKVIKAFSFAEGERADFEKYRNVADFFLLDSAKAKAGGTGKPFRWERVEHERMRKPFILAGGLGPGNVLNAIEKVKPCGVDLNSRLEISPGVKDHRLMEETIRIIRSYQLTKMEGRKDE, from the coding sequence ATGGTGAGAGTCAAGCTTTGCGGGTTGAAAAGAAAAGAGGACGTTTTGAAGGCCCTGGAGCTTGGGTTCGACGCTTTGGGTTTTATTCTAGCCCCCAGCCCAAGGCAGGTAACCCTTGACGATGCAAGGCGTTTGACCGAGGGTGTCTTTCCTTTCGTGAGCGTAGTGGCCGTGGTGGCGGATCCCGAGGAAACATTTTTAATGAAAGTGATTTCCTGCGGTATTTTTGACGCCATCCAATTTCACGGAAAGGAAGATCCAAGCCTTCTTGAGGGATTGCCAGTGAAGGTGATAAAGGCCTTTTCCTTTGCTGAGGGAGAAAGAGCGGATTTTGAGAAATACAGGAACGTTGCAGATTTTTTTCTGTTGGACTCAGCAAAAGCCAAAGCAGGAGGGACGGGAAAGCCCTTTCGTTGGGAAAGAGTCGAGCACGAAAGGATGAGGAAACCCTTTATTTTGGCAGGGGGACTTGGACCGGGGAACGTATTGAATGCTATTGAAAAAGTAAAACCCTGCGGCGTGGACTTGAACAGCCGACTGGAGATATCTCCAGGTGTTAAGGACCACCGTCTCATGGAAGAGACGATAAGGATTATAAGAAGCTACCAGTTGACTAAGATGGAGGGGAGAAAAGATGAGTGA
- a CDS encoding indole-3-glycerol phosphate synthase (PFAM: Indole-3-glycerol phosphate synthase~COGs: COG0134 Indole-3-glycerol phosphate synthase~InterPro IPR013798: IPR001468~KEGG: pmo:Pmob_1210 indole-3-glycerol-phosphate synthase~PFAM: Indole-3-glycerol phosphate synthase~PRIAM: Indole-3-glycerol-phosphate synthase~SPTR: Indole-3-glycerol phosphate synthase), protein MTLSRIVEAKKAEIKRMKAPRRSLKEAISSARGLAVIAEIKKASPSRGVIERTLTPEARFQKYVEGGAVAVSVVTEGNFFGGSNETLRQLSAISPVPLLRKDFIIDPLQLYESLFLGADAVLLIASLLEGKKLSMMVEKALELGLEVLLEVHTPDELKRAMDTPARIIGINNRNLKDFSIDLRVTQRMMDLARKLENPLKRKMVSESGISSLEDALFLASCGVDALLVGTYLVEAQDPQDRIREIVERTR, encoded by the coding sequence ATGACCCTTTCAAGAATAGTGGAAGCCAAAAAGGCTGAGATTAAGAGGATGAAAGCTCCTCGCCGTTCTTTGAAAGAAGCCATTTCGTCTGCCAGGGGGCTTGCGGTCATAGCGGAGATCAAAAAGGCATCTCCCAGCAGGGGAGTCATAGAAAGGACTTTAACGCCCGAAGCCAGGTTCCAAAAGTACGTGGAGGGAGGGGCTGTGGCGGTATCGGTGGTAACTGAAGGGAACTTCTTTGGAGGTTCTAACGAGACCTTGAGACAGCTGAGTGCCATTTCTCCCGTTCCCCTTCTGCGGAAGGATTTCATAATAGATCCCCTTCAACTTTACGAGAGCTTGTTTTTGGGAGCTGATGCCGTGCTTCTTATAGCTTCCCTTTTAGAGGGGAAAAAGCTTTCCATGATGGTGGAAAAGGCGCTGGAGCTGGGCCTTGAAGTTTTGTTGGAGGTTCATACCCCCGATGAATTGAAAAGAGCCATGGACACTCCTGCGAGAATAATAGGAATCAACAACAGAAACCTAAAGGACTTTTCCATAGATCTTAGGGTGACTCAAAGGATGATGGATTTGGCGCGAAAGCTTGAGAATCCCCTGAAGCGAAAAATGGTCTCAGAAAGCGGGATTTCCTCCCTGGAAGATGCTCTCTTTTTGGCAAGCTGCGGCGTGGATGCCCTTTTGGTGGGGACTTATCTTGTGGAGGCCCAAGACCCCCAGGACAGGATAAGGGAAATAGTGGAAAGGACCCGATAG
- a CDS encoding anthranilate phosphoribosyltransferase (PFAM: Glycosyl transferase family, a/b domain; Glycosyl transferase family, helical bundle domain~TIGRFAM: anthranilate phosphoribosyltransferase~COGs: COG0547 Anthranilate phosphoribosyltransferase~InterPro IPR005940: IPR017459: IPR000312~KEGG: pmo:Pmob_1211 anthranilate phosphoribosyltransferase~PFAM: glycosyl transferase family 3; Glycosyl transferase, family 3-like~PRIAM: Anthranilate phosphoribosyltransferase~SPTR: Anthranilate phosphoribosyltransferase;~TIGRFAM: anthranilate phosphoribosyltransferase) → MKMTIEKVLERKNLDYLEMKDVMDAIMEGAAPPIQVAAFLAALRVKGETPEEIRAAAEVMRGKAKGLNVKKEILIDIVGTGGDGKGTFNISTAAALVTAAGGVAVAKHGNRAISSKCGSADVLEELGVGIFDDPSLVAQCIERTNFGFIYAPYFHEAMRNVAPIRKALGVRTIFNILGPLTNPARVRFQVLGVYSPHLVRPMAEALAGLGVERALVVCGFGNIDEFSLEGPNKVCFVERGRLEEGEIGPEDVGLEKKSNDLLAGQDAKGNAALMEGVLRGEGGPLVEAVVFNAAAAFFTAGVTPSLREGAFLARDVISNGKAYKLLFELRAFTREARREEAI, encoded by the coding sequence ATGAAGATGACCATTGAGAAGGTTTTGGAGAGGAAAAACCTCGACTACTTGGAGATGAAGGACGTCATGGACGCCATAATGGAGGGAGCGGCACCTCCAATACAGGTAGCGGCGTTCCTTGCGGCCTTGCGGGTCAAGGGGGAGACCCCAGAGGAGATAAGGGCCGCTGCGGAGGTGATGAGAGGAAAGGCCAAAGGCCTGAATGTAAAAAAAGAGATCCTGATAGACATAGTGGGCACTGGCGGGGATGGAAAGGGAACCTTCAATATATCCACCGCAGCGGCTTTGGTGACGGCAGCAGGGGGGGTAGCTGTTGCGAAGCACGGCAACAGGGCCATTTCAAGCAAGTGCGGGAGTGCGGATGTGCTGGAGGAGCTTGGAGTGGGCATTTTTGATGATCCATCCTTGGTGGCTCAATGCATAGAAAGGACCAACTTCGGGTTCATCTATGCTCCCTACTTTCATGAGGCTATGAGGAACGTAGCTCCGATAAGGAAGGCCTTGGGAGTCAGAACCATATTTAACATATTAGGGCCTCTCACGAACCCCGCCAGGGTTAGGTTTCAGGTTTTAGGTGTTTATTCACCCCACCTGGTGAGGCCCATGGCCGAGGCCCTTGCGGGGTTGGGTGTGGAGAGAGCTCTGGTGGTCTGCGGCTTTGGTAACATAGATGAATTTTCCCTTGAAGGACCCAACAAGGTTTGCTTCGTAGAGCGAGGGAGATTGGAAGAAGGGGAGATAGGACCAGAAGATGTAGGGCTTGAGAAAAAGAGCAACGACCTTCTTGCTGGCCAGGATGCCAAAGGAAACGCCGCCCTCATGGAAGGTGTGCTGAGAGGAGAAGGAGGTCCCCTGGTGGAGGCTGTGGTGTTCAATGCGGCAGCGGCTTTCTTCACGGCCGGAGTAACCCCCTCTTTGAGGGAGGGAGCGTTCTTGGCCAGAGACGTAATCTCAAACGGAAAGGCATATAAGCTTCTTTTTGAACTCAGGGCCTTTACGAGGGAAGCGAGAAGGGAGGAAGCCATATGA
- a CDS encoding glutamine amidotransferase of anthranilate synthase (PFAM: Glutamine amidotransferase class-I~TIGRFAM: glutamine amidotransferase of anthranilate synthase or aminodeoxychorismate synthase; GMP synthase (glutamine-hydrolyzing), N-terminal domain or A subunit~COGs: COG0512 Anthranilate/para-aminobenzoate synthase component II~InterProIPR000991: IPR006221: IPR006220: IPR011702: IPR 001317: IPR017926~KEGG: gym:GYMC10_0064 glutamine amidotransferase of anthranilate synthase~PFAM: glutamine amidotransferase class-I~SPTR: Glutamine amidotransferase of anthranilate synthase;~TIGRFAM: glutamine amidotransferase of anthranilate synthase) has protein sequence MILVIDNYDSFTYNLVQYLSLIDTVRTYRNDEIQCEEIKDIQPDGIVISPGPGTPDESGISKEVIRAFAGVIPILGVCLGHQAIAEVFGGRVIRGEVPFHGKTSEIYHRGEGVLEGLPSPFRATRYHSLVVEETSLPRELKVVATTLDGTIMAIQHTSFPVYGVQFHPESIMTDHGEKILRNFHKIAKEHLRRGAEQR, from the coding sequence GTGATTTTGGTCATAGACAACTACGATTCCTTTACCTACAACCTGGTGCAGTACCTTTCCCTAATAGATACTGTACGGACTTATAGAAACGATGAAATTCAATGCGAGGAAATAAAGGATATTCAACCGGACGGCATAGTTATCTCTCCCGGTCCGGGGACCCCTGATGAATCGGGGATATCCAAGGAAGTAATAAGGGCTTTTGCAGGAGTTATACCCATCCTGGGTGTGTGCTTGGGACACCAGGCCATAGCAGAGGTCTTTGGCGGTAGGGTAATAAGGGGAGAGGTACCCTTCCACGGAAAGACCTCGGAGATATACCACCGCGGAGAAGGAGTATTGGAGGGCCTTCCATCTCCCTTCAGGGCTACCAGGTACCATTCCCTTGTGGTTGAAGAGACCTCCCTGCCCAGGGAACTGAAGGTCGTAGCAACCACCTTGGACGGTACCATAATGGCCATTCAGCACACATCCTTTCCGGTGTACGGCGTTCAGTTTCACCCTGAATCAATCATGACCGATCACGGAGAGAAGATATTGAGGAATTTTCACAAGATAGCAAAAGAACATCTGAGAAGAGGAGCTGAGCAGAGATGA
- a CDS encoding Anthranilate synthase (PFAM: chorismate binding enzyme; Anthranilate synthase component I, N terminal region~COGs: COG0147 Anthranilate/para-aminobenzoate synthase component I~InterPro IPR006805: IPR015890: IPR019999~KEGG: pmx:PERMA_0276 anthranilate synthase component I~PFAM: Chorismate binding-like; Anthranilate synthase component I domain protein~PRIAM: Anthranilate synthase~SPTR: Anthranilate synthase) encodes MKSLRKEVSFVEFEKYSHCFNAVPLVREMPLGRNSPFDIYRRVAGKGNFSLLFESGISRPHEGRFSFVASRPERVFALAKGTFREKGPKGNLLRSGGPELFDKAIEEYISSHKNELFEGLPPFPGGLAGYLGYEMVQHWEKLFHQDPERKLKESPFPEAMMIAFRSVVAIDHLYERIFLIETVRIPEGATSAEKKTLYDEGLLSLEELERKISEPKFPMEFDDPTEIAATFRSNMTESCFLSMVEEAKERIRSGDICQVVLSQRFTAQAKVNPLTLYQALKSANPSPYMFLLDLKDFRLIGSSPEVLVRVEGSKATTRPLAGTRRRGRCPTEDRHLEDDLLSDEKERAEHLMLVDLARNDLGRVCVPGTVKVTELMGIEKYSKVMHIVSNVEGIKREDCFPLEILKSAFPAGTVSGAPKIKAMEIIEELEPEARGPYAGAVGYIGFGQDMDMCIAIRTFLQEGERLHVQAGAGIVYDSLPEREYEETKNKAKALIKILEGQRTKGVA; translated from the coding sequence ATGAAGAGTTTGAGAAAAGAGGTCAGTTTTGTGGAATTTGAAAAGTATAGCCATTGTTTCAATGCAGTGCCCCTGGTGAGGGAAATGCCCCTCGGAAGAAACAGTCCTTTTGATATATACCGCCGGGTCGCTGGAAAAGGGAACTTTTCCCTCCTTTTCGAGAGCGGAATTTCAAGGCCCCACGAGGGAAGGTTCTCCTTCGTGGCATCAAGGCCAGAACGGGTTTTCGCCTTGGCTAAAGGCACGTTCAGGGAGAAGGGGCCTAAAGGTAATCTGTTGCGAAGTGGCGGGCCGGAGCTGTTCGACAAAGCTATTGAGGAGTATATATCAAGCCATAAAAACGAGCTTTTCGAGGGCCTACCCCCCTTCCCAGGAGGTCTTGCGGGCTATTTGGGTTATGAAATGGTTCAGCACTGGGAGAAACTTTTCCATCAGGATCCCGAAAGGAAACTGAAGGAAAGCCCATTCCCGGAAGCTATGATGATAGCTTTTCGTTCCGTGGTGGCCATAGACCACCTATATGAAAGGATCTTCTTGATAGAGACGGTTAGGATCCCAGAAGGAGCGACTTCAGCAGAAAAAAAGACCCTCTACGATGAAGGACTACTTTCGCTGGAGGAACTCGAAAGAAAGATCTCGGAGCCAAAGTTTCCCATGGAGTTTGATGACCCTACGGAGATAGCGGCAACGTTTCGTTCTAACATGACCGAATCTTGCTTCCTTTCCATGGTGGAGGAGGCAAAGGAGAGAATACGTTCTGGAGATATATGTCAGGTGGTCCTATCCCAAAGGTTCACCGCCCAGGCGAAGGTTAACCCTTTGACTCTTTATCAGGCATTGAAGTCGGCCAACCCCTCCCCTTACATGTTTCTGCTGGATTTAAAGGACTTTAGGCTAATTGGCTCTTCGCCGGAGGTCTTGGTCCGAGTTGAGGGCAGCAAAGCCACCACAAGGCCCTTGGCTGGAACCAGGAGGAGAGGAAGGTGTCCCACTGAGGACAGGCACTTGGAAGATGACCTTCTGTCCGATGAGAAGGAGAGGGCAGAACATCTGATGCTGGTGGATCTTGCCAGGAACGACTTGGGAAGGGTCTGTGTGCCTGGGACGGTCAAGGTAACGGAGCTTATGGGGATAGAGAAGTACTCCAAGGTAATGCACATCGTCTCCAACGTGGAAGGCATCAAGCGAGAGGACTGCTTTCCCCTCGAGATCCTGAAGAGCGCTTTCCCCGCTGGGACCGTATCCGGAGCTCCCAAGATCAAGGCCATGGAGATCATAGAGGAGCTGGAGCCTGAAGCCAGGGGGCCCTATGCCGGAGCAGTGGGATATATAGGATTTGGCCAAGACATGGACATGTGCATTGCCATAAGGACGTTTCTTCAGGAGGGAGAAAGGCTGCACGTTCAGGCTGGTGCAGGCATAGTCTACGATTCATTGCCTGAGAGGGAGTACGAGGAGACCAAGAACAAGGCCAAGGCCCTAATCAAGATACTGGAAGGCCAAAGAACAAAGGGGGTGGCCTAG
- a CDS encoding methyl-accepting chemotaxis sensory transducer (PFAM: HAMP domain; Methyl-accepting chemotaxis protein (MCP) signaling domain~COGs: COG0840 Methyl-accepting chemotaxis protein~InterPro IPR003660: IPR004089~KEGG: tai:Taci_0323 methyl-accepting chemotaxis sensory transducer with cache sensor~PFAM: chemotaxis sensory transducer; histidine kinase HAMP region domain protein~SMART: chemotaxis sensory transducer; histidine kinase HAMP region domain protein~SPTR: Methyl-accepting chemotaxis protein) gives MFKNTKIGPRLAGSILAVVVVFAIATFFSWKNFQEIQYSTEDLVKQRFAEINLTSDIRQKLLEGSSYYSKYALVGEKGYLLKGDEKLKEAEALVQQAMRMATARSDIEELEQGANVATSAISSLKNAARKIGRAMESIKDSRAETEKALSTVRENMRAYLAGEREELKNEIEFELGVAAVMKRMGKINKAMDLLREMESVGIDIYKAQLARSDSEVKALLSRLTKVQGEVGAIKKDTYVLSSKKNLEKVIEAIGSYKKAVEDLVANWEALQSIAQDLEDRAEKTNKLVDDVNKETLKKVNEVASNIMVRLSQSLKLSLVVTLVVILLGLVVSFLITRSIKKPLRNLSDMAQKAGSGDLTVSLSWYSFPFRDEIYEVAVEMEKMITNQKQIIEAIKDEVANNKHGADELARLSDSVNEAMEVIQGAVKDLAELAENNAASLEETNASIEEVSSGSKNVAESAAEAAALSDKTRKIGEEATGQVKSVIQAVYKTSEDAELNAKAIEKLVDSVEKITSFVSTIGTIADQTNLLALNAAIEAARAGEHGRSFAVVADEVRKLAENSNKAAKEISTLVEVLRVESRNSADAVMTSAEELKITAQQAAEAQNNIESVLEHIHSIDETIHSMAAFAQEQAAASHEIAEAVEQITLANNQLVEKVEGIESSSVSTNEKAMQVAEEAQTLMANADKLEVMLNRFKVEEKAKVQEELEEEEHLTEEKEGANIS, from the coding sequence TTGTTTAAAAACACCAAAATAGGTCCAAGGCTTGCAGGAAGCATTTTGGCAGTAGTGGTTGTATTTGCTATTGCCACGTTCTTTTCCTGGAAAAATTTCCAGGAGATTCAATACTCCACGGAAGACTTGGTGAAGCAAAGGTTTGCTGAGATAAATCTTACTTCCGATATCAGGCAAAAACTTTTGGAGGGATCGTCTTACTACTCCAAATATGCTCTAGTGGGCGAAAAAGGCTACCTTCTTAAAGGTGACGAAAAATTAAAAGAAGCAGAAGCCCTTGTTCAACAGGCGATGCGGATGGCCACCGCAAGGAGCGACATTGAGGAGCTAGAACAAGGAGCCAATGTGGCTACAAGTGCTATAAGTTCTCTCAAGAACGCGGCCAGAAAGATAGGAAGAGCCATGGAGAGTATAAAGGATAGCCGCGCAGAAACAGAAAAGGCTTTATCTACGGTTAGGGAAAACATGAGGGCATACTTAGCAGGAGAGAGAGAGGAACTAAAAAACGAGATAGAATTTGAACTTGGCGTTGCAGCGGTAATGAAGCGCATGGGAAAAATCAATAAGGCCATGGATTTGTTGAGGGAAATGGAAAGCGTGGGAATTGACATATATAAAGCTCAGCTGGCTCGAAGCGACAGCGAGGTAAAGGCTTTGCTCTCAAGGTTGACTAAGGTCCAAGGCGAAGTGGGGGCCATCAAGAAAGACACCTACGTTCTTTCCAGCAAAAAGAACTTGGAAAAGGTGATTGAGGCCATAGGCTCATACAAAAAGGCGGTAGAAGACTTGGTGGCAAATTGGGAGGCCCTTCAGAGCATAGCCCAAGATTTGGAGGATAGAGCGGAGAAGACCAACAAGTTAGTTGATGATGTGAACAAGGAGACTCTGAAGAAAGTCAATGAAGTTGCTTCAAATATAATGGTGCGCCTTTCTCAAAGCCTCAAATTGAGCTTAGTGGTTACCTTGGTCGTAATATTATTAGGTTTGGTGGTCTCTTTCTTGATCACCAGAAGCATAAAGAAACCTCTCCGCAACCTTTCGGACATGGCTCAAAAGGCTGGTTCCGGAGATCTCACGGTGTCTTTAAGCTGGTACTCTTTCCCCTTCCGCGATGAGATATACGAAGTAGCTGTGGAAATGGAAAAAATGATCACCAACCAAAAGCAGATCATAGAAGCCATAAAAGATGAGGTGGCAAACAACAAACACGGAGCAGATGAGCTCGCAAGGTTGTCCGATTCAGTGAATGAAGCCATGGAAGTTATACAGGGGGCGGTAAAGGACCTAGCGGAACTTGCGGAAAACAATGCGGCTTCCCTGGAAGAGACCAACGCTAGCATAGAAGAGGTCTCCAGCGGTTCCAAGAATGTTGCAGAGTCTGCAGCAGAAGCAGCGGCCCTCTCGGATAAGACCCGCAAGATCGGAGAGGAGGCTACAGGACAGGTTAAGAGCGTAATACAGGCTGTGTACAAGACTTCGGAGGATGCGGAACTCAACGCCAAGGCCATAGAGAAATTGGTGGATTCCGTTGAGAAGATAACATCCTTTGTAAGCACCATAGGTACTATTGCCGATCAGACCAACTTGTTGGCCCTTAACGCTGCCATAGAGGCAGCGAGAGCTGGAGAACACGGCAGGAGCTTTGCAGTGGTTGCGGATGAAGTCAGGAAACTCGCAGAGAACTCCAACAAAGCCGCCAAGGAAATAAGCACTTTGGTGGAAGTCCTTCGTGTGGAGAGCAGAAATTCTGCAGATGCCGTAATGACCTCAGCGGAAGAGCTTAAGATCACGGCGCAACAAGCAGCAGAGGCCCAGAACAACATAGAGTCCGTTTTGGAGCATATCCACTCCATCGATGAAACAATACATTCCATGGCGGCCTTTGCCCAAGAGCAGGCGGCTGCAAGTCACGAAATCGCTGAAGCCGTTGAACAGATAACTTTGGCTAACAACCAGCTGGTCGAGAAAGTGGAAGGAATAGAATCCTCCTCTGTTTCCACTAACGAGAAAGCTATGCAAGTGGCTGAAGAAGCACAAACCCTTATGGCGAATGCCGATAAACTCGAAGTTATGCTCAACAGGTTTAAAGTAGAGGAAAAAGCGAAGGTGCAGGAGGAACTTGAAGAGGAAGAACACTTGACGGAGGAAAAGGAAGGTGCTAACATCTCGTAA